The following coding sequences are from one Dermacentor silvarum isolate Dsil-2018 chromosome 4, BIME_Dsil_1.4, whole genome shotgun sequence window:
- the LOC125944645 gene encoding uncharacterized protein LOC125944645 — protein MTWNALVNNLSQTLSRIIRITSLNRHILPTKTKITLYDNFFYFHVSYCLLVWGNTTVSNILKLQTLQNKMLHVIVNGLYDLPTRHVYLHYNIVLTNKLFDCRFACCYNTITGKNDSFISQILPLTCRHSSYEYRVQSHFVLLMCRTSYWFFMLSYIVPKFLNTLFHDQLNTMSLSAILKSFIQQSMVL, from the coding sequence ATGACATGGAATGCCCTTGTTAACAATCTTTCTCAAACACTTTCTAGAATCATCAGAATTACTTCACTTAACAGGCATATTTTACCTACCAAAACTAAGATTACTTTGtatgataattttttttatttccatgtAAGCTATTGTCTCCTTGTCTGGGGCAACACAACGGTGTCTAACATTCTAAAACTGCAAACCTTGCAAAACAAAATGCTCCATGTGATTGTCAATGGGTTGTATGATTTGCCCACTAGGCATGTTTACCTACATTATAATATTGTACTTACCAACAAATTATTTGACTGCAGATTTGCATGCTGTTATAACACAATAACAGGAAAAAATGATTCATTTATTTCTCAAATTCTTCCACTTACATGTCGCCACTCATCATATGAGTACAGAGTACAGAGTCATTTTGTATTACTGATGTGTAGAACTAGCTATTGGTTTTTTATGTTAAGCTATATTGTGCCAAAGTTCTTGAATACCTTATTCCATGACCAACTAAATACTATGTCTTTGTCTGCCATCCTGAAGAGCTTTATTCAACAATCTATGGTACTGTGA